The DNA segment atttttagcTATTCACAGTCAAGATACATGCTCCTTATTTATTCACTAGTTTTTTGATCCTTGCTTTTGCTATGGCtatccttgctttttttctttttcctttttaagtccAGAGAAATTTATATCTGGTATCTTAGAAACAGGACACAAGCAACCACAGAGAATTGCATATTTTATGTTGAAGGTCATTTGGTAATTAGTAGTGAGGGGTAATGTTCAGTGTATTGTGTTCTGTTAAGCTATTCTTAACCCCTTACCCCAACAGGAGGGAATGAAACATTCTTAGATTCCCGGTTTGTATTACTATTTGAGTTACTATTATATAGGCttcaatttttcaaagaattaagaCCAGGAGAAAGTAAACTTAACACTACATAATTAAACATAGTTTAGTCTCTGATTCAAAAGCTACCTTGAGCCACATAGTTGGATGGAAAATAGTGAGTTTTCCCCTTAGAGCCAGACTTGGATTGGAGTCTCATTCTGCTGTATATTAACTAAatggtaagttacttaacctctttgagtttCAGTTCCCCACCTGTAAACTGGAGATAGTATCTAGCTGCCTCACAGGGTTGCGGTTTGTATTAAAATGAGATCCTATATTTCAGGTGCTCAGTCATTCACTCCTCTCTTTCAGCATGCCTTAGATTTCTCCTGAAACACAGTTCTTAAAGTACAGGACAGGTTCTATTTCTGGATGCTTGGATGCTTTTTAAAGTTTGTCTTTTTAAACCTACTATAATGAGtattttattgattaaaaaaattgactACTTTTCACATTTGGATATTAGCATTATtcatatttcacacacacacaaattttctCTTCAAAAGCAAATTTTGATTCTAGGAAATAGGAAGAGTGGAGCAGGTTGTAAATGGTGAAGTCACTTGTTTGGAATGAGTTTGAATAATATCAGAGAATTTTAGTTTTGAAACTTCCAGCTTTGAGGATAAAGTAGAGGGCTGTCCTCTCTCCGCCCATACCCTCCTCAGAACCTGGCTCCACGCATTCCCCGCCCCTCTTCTATGGGTATAGCTCCCTTCCCTCAGCGGGGAGTGGGGCTGGTCTCTTTCGTCCTGACCCTTGGCCCACCTCCCTCTGGCTGCTGGTACTGACAGCTCCTCTCACCTGGACTGTTTGAAGGAATGGGCTTTATCAGTGGTCTTCAAACCTTTTCCTTGTATatctctaaaataattttgaaaaactatgTATCCCCTCTCACTTTTCATCGGAAGTTCAAGGAGTTTCAAAGATCTAATTTTTGGTATATTGTGTAGAATTGTTATagttggtattcttttttttttaatgtttgtcttATAAGTGTTTTACAATTTGTTAcacaatatttaaatttatattacatttgcaaactgattaaaaaagaaatttcagacaTCTTACATTTTAAACACAGTCTTTCGAGATAGGTTAAACACTGCTTCCCCGGTCAAATACGTTGACCCCATTTGTTTTCCCATCAGCCTGGTCACACTGTACCCATTCCTCCTAGACGGTTGAGTTCAGTTTCGGGGGAATTTCAGCCGTCTGGAAGCGTGGAGCCAGTGCTTTCCTTTGCAAAATTTCTGTTTGCCAgtgttatttctttcttgttgGCATTCCAGATTCACTCCTAAACTGGCTTGCCTTTGGGTCCTGAGCCCTTTCTCTATGTTCTATTTAGGAGCGTGGagctgctggggggtggggggcaggaaagGCACGAGAGCTGACGTCTTGAGCCTGGGGCTGAATCTAGCCTCTACTGCTTGCTCATCATGCAGACAGGAGCAGGTCACACGGCTGCCATTTGCTGAATACCATCTGTGTGCATGATGCTTCTGGCCTGCTTCAGGACAACCCTTTGTCCTGCTACAGATGGACAAACAGAAAGCAGAGACATATTATGCATTCATGGCTCACAGgcagtggagctgggattcaaaggcTGTGTCTGTCTCTGAATCTAGGGGTTtctgatggttttctttggggTAAGAGGTTCTGCAGGGGGAGGTGGATGAGGGCTGGAGGCTGCACAGTCAGGGTGGCTATGGGCCCCCAATCCTTCCTCTGAGTACAGTTTACTGTCATCTGTttgataattaaaattttattgggaAAAGGTTTGAAGCTTAAAAGTCATTgggaaataattatatttttactcCATTATGACTTTCTAAGTTATTTAAGCTCCTGGAGAATCTTTGTCTGCTGTAAACTCAGGATACTGATAGTAACAATCCTTACAGAATTGTaagaaagattaaatgaagtaaaacaAGCAAACCATCTTGTATAGGATAGTTAGTTCTGTTAATAGTTAGTTCTCTTCCCCCTTATCATAAAAAGGCTTTGCATCTAGGTATGGCTCACCTGTGCCCAGGGCACAACTGAACAATTTATTTGGATATTTTCACATTATTTACAGAAATGGCTAATTAATTCAACAAGTACTTGTTTAGAACCACCTGTGTGCCTAGAAAAGTGTTGGGTCTGTGGCCAGGCATGCCTGGTGGAAGTGGGGGTGGGCAGCCAGGTAGTATGGAGGCTGTGAGAGGTGTCTCCTCATGCCCCATCCCACCCTGAAGAGAGCTTGATGTCTGAACAGCCTCCATCGGGCATTCTCGTCTTTGGCTGTTTTCAAAATTTCTCACTAAACTTCAAAGCCGTCAAGAGAGGCAACTTCtcagtttttgtgtttgttcCTTAGGAGGAGTGACTATAGAGAAACCCAGGGCAGATTTGGAGGAAGGcctgagaggaaggagagggatcAGCGGGGAGGTGGGAGCAGCTGTAAGGTCAACATTGATTTCCTTCCCGACTCAGCCAGAGTGGGCCTGCACCGGCTGTCCCAGGTCTCTGGCCTACTTGGCCTGTTCTTTTAAAGTACGCCTAATGGAATCTAAAGACCATTAGCAATCTGATACTTACCATCACTGCCACcatcattcctttaaaaaaacatgaataaaCTCTGCTTTAACATTTGGAAATTTAcattgttctttttcctcctgtAATTCTTACTTTCATTTGCTTTCCTCATAGAATTTTACTCTAATGATTATAAGTTTTTTGCTTGAAAATCTTTTATGGATCACACAGTCATTTATCTGAAgcaaaaatatgcatttaaattgaACTTTAGAAGATGGTGAAAATTTCCTTTGTTAAGTctctaaatgttaacatttatcgATTGAGTTATAGTTACTAGCACACAGTTGATCAAGGCAAAATATATCACAAAgttaagtaaacattttaaaaagttggaaATGCATCTCTTAATGAGATGATAgaactgttcttttaaaaatagtttatatgTCCATGGATGATAATTATTGCTAGAATGAAGCTAGGTTTAGAATCAAttctggtctttaaaaaaaatagatataagaGCTGAGAAATTTTATTCACATAAGTAGACAGGAAGGAATGCTTAAAATCACATACTGGTCTATCATCAGGAGATTTTAAATGATTACCAACTGACAGCTTAATAAGGTCTTCTCTCAATGTTGTTAAAAGCAGAGAGTTGGAAACCATCAATTATACCAAAAAGTGTTCTTCTGAAATTCATCAAATGACTGTTCTTATACATGTTTAGTCTTTTACTtagaagtattgggttggccaaaaagttcattcggatttttccataacatcttggGAAAAGCCCGAacaaactttctggccaacccaataccttgTTTAATTGGATATATTTAGAAATggttgagaaaattgaaatatttttaatttcagtgtacTTTCACCAATAAAGGATTTCATCTTAAAAATTGTATCAGatcatatgtttaaaatatatttttctggagCCTTGGAGCCACAGATTTAGCTCATTCAATTTATGGAGAATGTCTACCACATTGCCTAATTGCCATGGCAGTTGCTCCATAGTAAACCATCTAAGTCAGGCTTATTTTCCGTCAGAAGACATTTACTTGGTTTTTGAATTTAATAAACATGATATACGTCCCCATGGCAACCAACTGTTTAGAATTCTAATTCTAAAATGGTTGGCTGGCCAGATTGGGCCTGGAACCTAGCTCCGTGTGGGCTGCCTGGGGAAATAAGCCACTGGGATTTAGTATCTTTTCTGATGTTCTCTTTGCTGTATCAAGACTCTGCCTTAGGGAAAAGCATCCCCCTGGTTGGAGGATGAAGAAAGCACAATTTCTAAGTAAAAAGTATTCCTACTGAGGTCCAAATACCCTATTTCTCATCCATGACCATTATTTCCAGTGCCTAAAATGCCATTATTTCTAATGCCGTGGCCTTATAGGAAACTTGTATAAGACAGGGAAGACCCAAAGCCCCGTCTCTGGTTTATGATGCCTTGACTGGGGATACCAGTATTTCAGACCCTCTCTTTGGTGCCCTAGGGTATCTTTCCATACTGTGGGAAACGCACCATAGGTGCTGGATGAAAGGCATCTTTGTAGAGTGAGCAGAGAGCAGCTGTGAAGAAGGGACGTGAGAAAGGAGAACCCGCACAGCTCCTCAGGTACAAGCATGTTTTCAGGCACATGAGTTTTGGGGAAAAGTACCCATGGAAGCTGAACTTCTGCAAATAGATTCTTTCACAAACTGTTCATCTGTTTTCCGCTGGAAAGTCTGTGTTTTAAAGGCTTCAGTAATCAGCTTTCGTTATTACAGagttcagttttcattttaatgagcCCCTCAGGCCACATTCATGGGCATTCTCATCCTTTTATTCTCTTGGCTTCTAAGACACCCCCTGCTTCGAGTTATAGTCTTATCCctctgagaaaaaaaacaaaaaacaaaaacggtaCCATAAATATTGATATTCCCCACAGTTTTATCCTTggcccattttttccccttacacTAATGTTCTTGTGCCAAGTGTTTTCAGTTTAATTACTTGTAAATCAGTGATTTCTGACTTGATGCAAATCACTTGCTTAAAGAGAAATAACCCCTCCTTGTTCACAGAACCAAAGTACTCGACTGTCTGAGGAAAGGCTtccaaagaaagaggaaattgaggGACAGTAACCAGGGGAAGAAGAGGTTATAGTGCCAGATCGTTTTTTTCTCTCCATAGAGATGTCAAGGCAGAAAACATGGGATTGTGTCAGTAAATAGTTCTTTCAGATTATCTGAAGGTAAAAGGAAAAGCCAAATTTAGGAGACTTTAAAAGTTTTGCTGTGtcgctatttaaaattttaaaaaccttttatggaaaatactttaaatttacaaagttgcaaaaataaaatagtacaagAACACCTATATACCTTTTATCCAGATTCacctgttaacattttaccacatttgctttagCATTTGTGACCTATCCCTTCATAGCTGAATAAAATTCTGTGTATACACACAGAATTTATATATCTCTAGGtgtataatatatgtacatatacacacagtttATATATCTATAGAGAAATAAAGTACATAGACACATATCTTTATAGACATATATTGATACATTACTCTATCatccatattttaattttgtcagtTGATCTAAAATATTCTTTCTAGCAGTTTTTTCCTTCCTGTAGAGAATCTAGTCTAGGTCAGGTGGTACATTaagttcttttcagtcttttaatcTGAAATATTTGTATAGTCTTTTCTTATGTGTTCTGTAATATTTTTCTAAGATACATCCGCCTCCCCTTTAATGGGCTGTTCCtcattttgtgtttgtgtgatgtttcctcatgactaGATTGAGGTTATGCATTCTTGACTAGAACACTGTATAGGTGATGCATGTCCCTCTTAAAAGAGTGTCACATCTGGTAGCACATGATGTCCATTTGACCCTCACTGATGATATTAATTTTGATCACCCTGTCAGGATTTCTCTTTGTAtactgtttgttttcttcccttgcaATTAATATGTAATCTTTAGGGAGACACTTTAAGACAATACAAATACCCTGTTCCCCATAGTTTAGCATCAGTTGATGACTCTTACATGATCTGAATTTCACCTTGATGCTTGCAAAATGATGGCTAATTCCAGTACCCCATCCACATTTACCAGTGGGCCCTGGCATGCTACTCTAAGATAAAGAGCTCACCTCACCTCCCATTGGTTTGTCTGTTTATTATCAATATAAATTCATGAACTCCTTTTTTTCAGTGGTTTATAATTAATTACTTAACTATATTGTTCTTAAATTGTCCCAGATGTGGCTGGCGGCTAGGAGCCCCTCCAGCCTGACTCCTGTGTCCTTGTGACATGCTATTATGTGCGTTTGTTCTTCCTTACTTTCTAGTATAACAGGATAGTGCAGGCTCATCTTGTACCTGCTCTGCCCAGTCCTGGAATTAGCCATTTCTCTGAGGAGCCTTTTAGTCGGGAATgtattagaaatcaagatctgggtGCAAAGTTGGCTCATTGTTATTGAGATGTCTTGGTTTCTTGGCCTCTTCAGTGgacagaactagaaaatatatgtctgtattatgtgtgtgtgtgcgggtacatatacacacatacctatgTAACTTGGATATAGATATGCACATAAGCATAGGTTTACATTTCTAAACatgattttaaagtctttttcattttgtaatataaTGAAGCAAGGAATGCTTTACCTATGCAGTTATATTTTTGATGTTCAAGCAGTTTTTTAAGTGTTGTGTCCATTTTATAAAAAGAGCTGGTGAAGTAAAGAGTAATTGCATTtgttatatatatgcaaatacccTCTGGCCCTTCCATAGTTTTTAATTACTAACTTCATATTACCAATGTGAATGTGTTTCACAGTTAGGATTTAGGTTCTTGATATATTGATAGTTCCAAGTGTAGtttttttgtataatttataCAATTGTCCCTCTGTACTTGATGATAGGAATAAGTTTGAATAAGTTTGTCTGTTATGTTACATATATGCGAGtttgtatggatatatatgtatatgtatagatatggaattattagttttctttcataagatatacttatttttaaatagttggaaAGAAACAGTTTGAATAATGCCACATGAGAATCTTGTCGTGATTCTTCAGTACAGAAGTTTGTAATTTAAAGATTTGTGATGAAGAAATATCACATAGGGCAGTGGCATAGCTTCCAGGTTATTAGATCATGGGATCCATAGAGGGCATCAAAGTTAACCTCCTAACTAAAGTACTGTGCCCTGCACGACCTGTGGCGAGCCAGCCCCCGGCGGGTGTCTGAAGAGGAGATGATCATCTCATGAGAGATACATGTGGAAGCCCTGCCACCTCAACCTGCACCACTGATTTCTTGCTAAGCTGTGATGAGTCATTGGCTAGAGCTAAGGGTTCAATATTGGTGGAGGAAAAGAAGTAGAGTTTAAGGTTATTATGTAATAGCTGAGCTTCTAATGTGAACCATTTTCCCTTTAGAGCAGTGGTAAATGATGACTTCTGAAGTTAACTGTTTCTTTGGTTGGTGTATAATGTGCTAATTAACCAATACACCACTGCACTTTCTTGCAGTTTTGTTTGGCTATGCCACCACAGTCATCCCCAGGGTGTATACATACTATGTTTCAACTGCATTATTTGCCATTTTTGGCATTAGAATGCTTCGGGAAGGCTTAAAGATGAGTCCAGATGAAGGTCAAGAGGAACTAGAAGAAGTTCaagcagaattaaagaaaaaagatgaagaagtaAGTCAAAGCACTGTTAAACATCTGGACCAAAAAGGCACTCATCTATTAAGAGTAAACACTATCCAGAGGTTTTCCAATAGTCATCCATATCTGTGATGTGTGTGGGCTACACAGAAATAGCTTATTTTGTTTAGTTTCCTTTCTTACATCTGGCTGTGATAGGACTGGGTTAGTGTGAATGTGGTAGAGAAAGGACTCGGGATGAACACTGAACACCTGTAATCAAGTTCCTTAATTAGACTGACTATAAGCTCCTGAAAAGCAGGAACTGTCGTTtataattttacctgtttctttccaCAGCATCTAGGATAACGAGTGATCAgtaaatattgtttatttcattgggaagaaatggaaacattgaGAATATAGCCATTTGTTGCTATGTGAGACCAGTGGTTCAAAAGAGAAGTTTGGGGTCACATAACTTTAGTTTCTCAGAGCATATTTCCATGGAATTTAAACACaagaaagattaagtaattttGTGCTCTATTGACTTGGTTCCTAGAATtaatgtcttgtttttttttttttttttgaaatttagttTCAGCGAACCAAACTCTTAAATGGACCAGGAGATGTTGAAACGGGTACAAACACAACAATACCTCAGAAAAAGTGGCTGCATTTTATTTCACCCATCTTTGTTCAAGCTCTTACATTAACATTCTTAGCAGAATGGGGTGATCGCTCTCAACTAACTACAATTGTTTTGGCAGCTAGAGAGGTGAGTGGTACTTGGAGACTGCTTCTGTATTAAAACTAAGCATAACTAATGTTACTTTGCTCCAGAGGTCACGGGACAGAGTCAGGGTGGGTCAAGGGAAGACTTCATATGCTAGACTGTTTTAGATCTAATAATGCTGCTGCTCTTTAAAACTGACCTCCCAGGTTCTACAGTCGGTCGGATTACTCTCTTTTGACTCCTCTTCCCTTCAATTTTGCCAAAATGATGGTGTGGCAGTTGTTTTGgcttagctttttcttttctcagaaacTTCCTTTGTGTACTTTATGTTGAGAACATCAATTGGTATATTATTATTGAAGGCCGATTTGGCAATAAATACCTAATGCCTTAAAAGTAGGTATCTTTGGCTTCTTCTGTTCCTTGTGCTAAAAAACTAATTTGAGTGTTGTAGAGGTTACTTAGAAAACTTAAGTCTTAGCCCCAGGTTACTCAGTCCTAGGATGTTAAGCCAGAAGAGACTTCAGATTATCTTGTTCTAGGCTTTGCTCTACAGATAAgattctgaggcccagagaggctaggTGACTTGTCCGAGGACATAAGCTAGTTGGTAGCAGGGACAAGGACTAGAGCCGAGGCTGTCTGCCTTCTAGGCTTTTCTGCTGTATCTTGTTCATAGTTGTCAGCTGCCACTCTCTGTAAAAGATAACTGTTTATTGGGAAAGTGTTTAACCCTTATTTCTTTTGAGGGGAGTAAAGTTGTACATGAGGTGTCTGTTATTGTTCACACTGATTGATGGTTGTGGGATGgaaggctgctgctgcttttcAGCTCTTCTTGATCTTAACTAAtgctatttcttatatttttatatctatgaaattatattgtttttaatCAGATGCTAAGATTTTTAGATAGCAAGCttgatttgaatttatttttaacaactcCTAGGAAATATCTACCATAAAAGAACAAGTGCCTCAACATAGGCTGCagttcaaaatataaaacaagagtTGAGAGCCAGGGCTAAGATAGTTGAGGATGGGCTGTTTTGTCAGAGAAGCctcaaaaatgtggaaaaaaaggaactcGGTTTTTCATTTGAGtcccatatttaaaaataagctttcttttaaaatgtaattttaatggcTTTGACCTGTATTTTTCTTGGTCTCCAGCCTTTTTTATTGGCATTCAGATTGTCAGAATTGGGACTTGAAAGCAAGTGATCATTCTGTGGCGGTTGGTTCTGCCATGTGAGCTGTTGTGACGGCAGAATCATTGCATTTTTCTTAATACTGTCGTCTAAACGGCACGAGCGACCTGGGACAGGCTTGAGACTCCCGGAGCCCCTGGGGTCTGCTCCCTGCCAGCAGTGTGGCACCTGCGGCCTGGGGTTGAGTCTCTGGCCATGTGAGCACATCACTGCAGCGTCTACTTCCAGGGTGGCTCTGGGCTGAAACAAAGTGATACACGTAGGGTCCCTACCGTGGGGAGCGCTCGGTGTCAGCCACCTTCCATGCTGCAGCACCACGGGCACATGGAATGGGCTCTTCACGAGCACAGATGCAGTTGTCTATCTTTGTTACTTTAATCTTCCTAAtttttttggtaacttttttGTACAACCCATGCAGTAGTCTAGTCCAGTCCATTTTAGTCTGAACTTCATTTCTGCTCCCAGTAGAATTCAGTGTTCTCACTTTGGATGTCACAGAATCCTAGTAATACCTTTGAGATGTTAATGGgtactaagcaaaaaaaaaaaaaaaaaaaaaaaattgaggaaaaagTTTCCAGGGTCAAATAAATTTGGcaaataatataaatagaatGAAACCATCTTCTGGGATATTAGTTTTAGAGGTTATAACAGAATTTAGGAAATGTGGTCCCACTCTTCCATTCCTCACAGACAGTGTTTCCAGCTCTCTCCATttccccagtccacacacaaCACTGCCCACCCCAGCAAATAGGCCTACCTGCCACTTCACAGAGGAAAGCATTAGTTATTGTTTCTTCATTGCCACCCATCACAGTGGGTCCTTTCCCACCTGTATTCTGGGTTCCAGCCCCCTGTGCTCCCACTTACAGCTTAAATCTtggcctttctttgttttttgtttgtttgttttgtgtgtgtgtggtacacgggcctctcactgttgtggcctctcccaccgcggagcacaggctccggacgcgcaggctcagcggccatggctcacgggcccagccgctccccggcatgtgggatctttccggaccggggcacgaacccatgtctcctgcatcggcagggggactctcaaccactgcgccaccagggaagcccttggccttTCTTCCAGCCTGATTTTGTGAGCATATGCACAGGTTTTTCTCATCTAAAGAAGTTTTACCCCTTCCTCAATTCTGCTTCTCTTCCAAATATAAGCCtcttcctcccccacttcccttaGTTTCAGAGGGCTTGGCTGTGATGGGAACAGGagttggctctacttccttgctTACTAAACCCACTGGGCTCTAGTTTCTGACTCACCGGTTGATTTGGTGCTTTAAGTTCACTGCAGCCACCAGTGGGGCTTGCCTTGGTCATCTTGGGAGGCTAATTGCTTGGCCACCTGTTCAGTCTCCCTTGGGCTCTTCTTCCCCTGTCAGCTCTTCAGTGTTGCTTTCCTCATGATCGCATCGTCAGCACTCTCCTACATTCTCTCCTGGGGTTATTGTATTCAGTCCCCTCACTTCTTCATTGAACGCAACTGATTCTTGAACTTCCTTACTTTTAACTCCTGTTGGCAGCCACAAaccctttcttccttgcttcctctaCCTTTTAAATCACATTGGTATTGCTATAATTCATCTGGAGAATGACGGGTGAGGAACTCAAGTGTCAGGCCTGATATTTTTCACTCCTGCCACTCACTTATCACTAAGGTATGTCAgtagtgcctcagtttctctcgaATCCATCTGTTTTTCTCTGCCTAGTCTCCCATGCCCATCCAGGCCAGCATTGTCTCTTCCCAGGGCTATTGCAGTAGCCTCTCAATTGATCACTTTGCCTTCAGTCTTCTTCTCCTCCAGTTCACTCTCTAGACTCGACTTTTAAAGCATAACCTGTCACTCCCCAGATAAAAACCAGTGTCTTAAAAAGTCTAAACTCTAAGCTTATACAGGTCCTTCAGGACCCAGCCCCCTCCTACCTTCATGGGCCTCCTCCTCTTGTGACTCACTGGTTCTCTCTAGAAACACTCAAGTGCTCCACAGCTGCCTCTTGCTGCTGGCCTGCTGCCAGTTCAGGTGCTCCCGCTTGTTCTTCAGGGCTGTCTTTTCTGGAAAACTTTCACTGGTCTTCCCAATCTGAGTGCCTCCAGTTTGCTTTGGTGGCaggtgtttattgaatgaatactgTGTCCTGACACTGAGCTAAAGCACTGGGACACAGTGGAGACTGAGAGGCAGGGTCTCTGTTCTTAGGAAGCACAGTCAGACTACACTCTTATGTAGTTTCTGGACAGTATCAAATACCACCTGAGGGAAGAGGTGTCTAGGGTAGGTCTCCTTAGCACTCATCACTTAAGAGCTAAATAGTGCCTGTGAAGTAAGTTCAACAACTGCTGAAAGGTTGAATTAAGTTACTTTGATCTTACACATTGATTTGAGTTCATTCTCCTTTTATCTCTAGTCCTAGGTATAATTGGAACGTATTCCTTCAAGCAGCCATAACACTTTTCGTAAATTATAAAGCTGAATTCATAGAactgttttatgctttttttgttgttgttactgaccTCTATTTTCATTGCTTGATCGTTATCTTTCTCAGGTAGCAGTTTCAACCTTGGTTTTAAATTAATGGTATGTTTCCAGGACCCCTATGGCGTAGCGGTGGGTGGAACAGTGGGACACTGCCTCTGCACTGGGCTCGCAGTAATTGGAGGAAGAATGATAGCACAAAAAATCTCTGTCAGAACTGGtaagtctccctctctctctttttttaaattagaaagaaaatgccatttattttaacttttagaaTCACTGAGGTTAGCAAAGAGAGTGTTTCTTCTGAAGTAGACTTGGTCTTTACTACGATAATCTCTTAGAGGTCCAGCGTACTGGCCCTGCTGTGGCAAACATGGCCTGTTTTTCACGTGGAGGTGTTAGTAAAATACAGAACCATCTCAAAGCATTACTGGATTCATAGTAGCTTTTTGTCAACATATTTAAGTCAGTGAAACAACCCTGTGGAAATACGAGAACTTTTTAGCTTTGAAAATGTCTTTGGGATTGGGAATCATAGATGGAGACCATATTTACTGATTCAGCTGAAAATTTCCTACGTAGCTGATAGATCTTAAAGATGGAATAAAAAGTTTCTTTGCTAGTCAGAAGTTGTTGAAAATTCTTTTATATAATTGGGTTTTAAGATGAGTTATAGTTCTATTGTTGTTTGTCAGCACTGTTTCAATTTAATAATTCTGTTAGTAAAAGAGTGCTGGAAAATAAACTGATTCTTAACTGTTCAGAGTCGGGCATGTTAAGTATTTTGCCGTGGAAATGAGGTTTGAagtgtttctaattttttcaagtattcctaatttgtttttaatgttagtTTACTAGATTAGAAGAATAATAGGCAACATCAGGGCTTATTTAGAGGAATTTTGCCTTAAACATTTTTCCGTTCTCTTACAGTGACAATTATAGGAGGCATCGTATTTTTGGCGTTTGCATTTTCTGCACTATTTATAAGTCCTGATTCTGGTTTTTAACACGATACTGTTCGTTTATATTTAGTCTAAGATAGGTGAACTATGTACATAGTGTATATTATAACTAAAAGTGATGGAAAATACTGTATTTTGTAGCATTGATTTGTGAGTTTCACCCATTTAATGAAGTATTATGTCCAAGAGAAATAATCACTGATTCTATTTGCAAAatgggtatttaaaaaaaaaaaccctgatatcTAAGtgtggattttttcttttctccagcaTAATTATGTTAATATGGTCTCCTTGTCTTGGCCGGGGGCGAGGTGAGAGTGTATATAGAGAGCCATTGTTCGGCAGGGGGTCTgccacttgattctctttcagCACTGACCCCTTTGTAAGGAAATATGAGTTTTGTCCTGAATAACTGAGGTGTTTTACGGTGTTTGTTTACCTTAAAATTTTTCCTggggaaaagaatgaattaatttctatcatctatctatctatctatcatctatctatcatctatcaatcta comes from the Kogia breviceps isolate mKogBre1 chromosome 6, mKogBre1 haplotype 1, whole genome shotgun sequence genome and includes:
- the TMEM165 gene encoding putative divalent cation/proton antiporter TMEM165 isoform X1, translated to MAAAAARGSGRASAPRLLLFLLFPLLWAPAGVRAVPDEDLSHRNKEPPAPAQQLQQQLAAVQGPELARAEKGFTPAAPVHTNKEDPATQTNLGFIHAFVAAISVIIVSELGDKTFFIAAIMAMRYNRLTVLAGAMLALGLMTCLSVLFGYATTVIPRVYTYYVSTALFAIFGIRMLREGLKMSPDEGQEELEEVQAELKKKDEEFQRTKLLNGPGDVETGTNTTIPQKKWLHFISPIFVQALTLTFLAEWGDRSQLTTIVLAAREDPYGVAVGGTVGHCLCTGLAVIGGRMIAQKISVRTVTIIGGIVFLAFAFSALFISPDSGF
- the TMEM165 gene encoding putative divalent cation/proton antiporter TMEM165 isoform X2 — its product is MAAAAARGSGRASAPRLLLFLLFPLLWAPAGVRAVPDEDLSHRNKEPPAPAQQLQQQLAAVQGPELARAEKGFTPAAPVHTNKEDPATQTNLGFIHAFVAAISVIIVSELGDKTFFIAAIMAMRYNRLTVLAGAMLALGLMTCLSVLFGYATTVIPRVYTYYVSTALFAIFGIRMLREGLKMSPDEGQEELEEVQAELKKKDEEFQRTKLLNGPGDVETGTNTTIPQKKWLHFISPIFVQALTLTFLAEWGDRSQLTTIVLAAREDPYGVAVGGTVGHCLCTGLAVIGGRMIAQKISVRTDLLAYLF